A genomic region of Pseudopipra pipra isolate bDixPip1 chromosome W, bDixPip1.hap1, whole genome shotgun sequence contains the following coding sequences:
- the LOC135404608 gene encoding olfactory receptor 14J1-like, whose translation ICKPLHYGTLLGSRACAHMAAAAWATAFLNALLHTANTFSLPLCQGNALGQFFCEIPHILKLSCSHSGYLRELGLIVFSVCLMFGCFVFIVFSYVQIFRAVLRIPSQQGRHKAFSTCLPHLAVVSLFVSTGAFSDLKPPSISSPSLDLALSVLYSVVPPALNPLIYSLRNQELKDAVRKMMTVFFEKQ comes from the coding sequence atctgcaaacccctgcactacgggaccctcctgggcagcagagcttgtgcccacatggcagcagctgcctgggccactgcctttctcaatgctctgctgcacacagccaatacattttccctgcccctgtgccagggcaatgccctgggccagttcttctgtgaaatcccacacatcctcaagctctcctgctctcactcaggctacctcagggaacttGGGCTTATTGTGTTTAGTGTCTGTTtaatgtttggttgttttgttttcattgttttctcctatgtgcagatcttcagggctgtgctgaggatcccctctcagcagggacggcacaaagccttttccacgtgcctccctcacctggccgtggtctccctgtttgtcagcactggcgCATTTTCCGACCTGaagcctccctccatctcctccccatctctggatctggccctgtcagttctgtactcagtggttcctccagcactgaaccccctcatctacagcctgaggaaccaggagctcaaggatgccgtaaggaaaatgatgactgtgTTTTTTGAGAAGCAATAA